A window from Chitinophaga filiformis encodes these proteins:
- a CDS encoding TonB-dependent receptor, whose product MKLAFLLTLVTCMQVSASVFSQKRFTLNLEDVKLAKLLKIIEKQSDYRFVYSNDVIAADTKVTVSVTDKTVEQVLDKALSSTGLTFRVMSDRLVGIAPKSEVIADINIRGRVTDAAGTPLVGVSVRVAKGNKGTVTNMKGEFEIEAPSTATLVFSYIGHVDQEIAVNGRSALNVVLQVDTKGLNEVVVIAYGTANRKTFTGSLAQIDSKSLQTRPVTNAFNALEGAAPGIQVNSGSGQPGDGPSIRIRGIGSINASSEPLYVVDGVPFTGNISSISTDDIESMSLLKDASSSALYGARAANGVVIITTKKGKRNGNHIQFKAMQGVSSRAIPEYDRVNAYEYYPLMWESYRNSLISSTVTLEQASQTATANIKSRLGYNPFNVADNDIVRTDGTINPNAKLLYEDDLDWTKAIQRTGSRGDYGISFNGGSDKNDYFISLGYVKEKGFAMKSDFERITGRVNVNTNPLKWFKTGINVNGSYAKSNQGNTVDNSSSYINPFNFTRGMGPIYPIHVHDATTGAFVLDQYGNQLYDRGDGSQGGQLARPAGANAGRHVIMETELNDNSFKRNTLSARTFGEVSFLRDFKFTTNISADVTNDLVATFDNTSIGDGAPAGRASRTNRVRTGFTFNQLLNYSHAFGLHHVEVLAGHENYDMTYNYFNGSRQQIILDNGNSELGNFTTTNSLTSRTDKYRLDGYFGRANYNFNEKYFVSGSLRRDATSLFSKDLRWGQFWSVGAAWKLNSEDFMKDISWIDLLKVRSSYGVVGNDALLNANGDRIYYAWQALYDPYANADEPGMLQSSLTSNLVWEQNKTFDVGVDFSFLHERVSGSIEYFHRQSDNLLFRVPLPLSSGLKEQNANVGSMWNKGFEFQVGVDVINNKDFKWNVNLNATTYKNKVTKLPKDEIISGTKKLMVGHSQYDYWVREYMGVDEADGSPLYRAQNTAPTANNTTRITKGGDTVTTLLSNARYHYSGSAIPDVYGGITNTFNYKNFELSILVSYQIGGKVYDQTYQNLMLGGVYGTALHKDALQRWQKAGDVTNVPKMNFANPTNLASGTSDRWLTDASFLNLRRVSLGYNLPKAYTSLLHLASANIFASGENLFLKTARKGMNVTQSFNGVTSNVYVPARIVTLGINVTL is encoded by the coding sequence ATGAAACTGGCCTTTTTGCTGACGCTCGTGACCTGTATGCAGGTGTCTGCCAGTGTATTCTCACAGAAAAGGTTCACCCTTAACCTGGAAGATGTAAAACTGGCTAAATTGCTTAAAATCATTGAAAAGCAAAGCGATTACCGTTTTGTGTACAGCAACGACGTTATTGCTGCTGATACGAAGGTGACGGTATCTGTAACAGATAAGACTGTAGAGCAGGTATTAGACAAGGCATTAAGCAGCACCGGGCTTACCTTTCGGGTAATGTCCGACAGGCTGGTAGGCATTGCTCCCAAAAGTGAAGTAATAGCAGATATCAATATCAGGGGCCGTGTAACAGATGCTGCCGGCACTCCCCTGGTGGGCGTAAGCGTACGTGTGGCAAAAGGTAACAAAGGCACTGTTACCAATATGAAAGGTGAATTCGAGATCGAGGCGCCATCTACTGCTACACTCGTATTCAGTTATATTGGTCATGTTGACCAGGAAATAGCCGTAAACGGCCGCTCAGCCCTGAATGTGGTATTGCAGGTAGATACCAAGGGCCTGAACGAAGTGGTGGTCATTGCTTATGGTACTGCCAACCGTAAGACCTTTACCGGCTCCCTGGCGCAGATCGATTCAAAATCATTGCAGACACGCCCTGTAACAAACGCGTTCAACGCGCTGGAAGGCGCCGCCCCGGGTATACAGGTGAATTCCGGTAGTGGTCAGCCGGGCGATGGTCCTTCCATCCGCATCCGTGGTATAGGTTCTATCAACGCATCCAGTGAGCCGCTGTATGTAGTGGATGGTGTGCCCTTCACCGGTAATATTTCCAGCATCAGTACAGACGACATCGAGAGCATGTCCCTGTTAAAAGACGCTTCTTCTTCCGCCTTATACGGTGCCCGCGCTGCCAATGGCGTAGTGATCATCACTACCAAAAAAGGTAAACGCAACGGGAACCACATTCAGTTCAAAGCCATGCAGGGTGTCAGTTCCCGTGCTATTCCCGAATACGACCGCGTAAATGCCTACGAGTATTATCCGCTGATGTGGGAGTCTTACAGGAACAGCTTAATATCCTCTACCGTAACATTGGAGCAGGCCAGCCAGACTGCTACCGCCAATATCAAATCCCGCCTTGGATACAATCCATTTAATGTTGCTGACAATGACATTGTACGTACTGATGGTACCATCAACCCTAACGCCAAACTGTTGTATGAAGATGATCTGGACTGGACTAAAGCCATCCAGCGTACCGGGAGCCGCGGCGATTATGGCATTAGCTTCAACGGTGGGTCTGATAAGAATGATTATTTTATATCCCTGGGTTATGTGAAAGAAAAGGGGTTTGCCATGAAGTCCGATTTCGAAAGGATCACCGGCCGTGTAAACGTGAATACCAATCCGCTGAAATGGTTCAAGACCGGTATTAATGTGAACGGATCTTATGCGAAATCAAACCAGGGTAACACTGTGGATAACAGCTCGTCCTATATAAACCCGTTTAACTTCACAAGAGGTATGGGACCCATTTATCCCATTCATGTACATGATGCCACTACCGGAGCATTTGTTCTGGATCAGTATGGTAACCAGCTCTATGACCGCGGTGATGGCTCACAGGGCGGACAGCTCGCAAGACCTGCCGGCGCCAATGCGGGCCGTCACGTGATCATGGAGACGGAACTGAACGACAACAGCTTCAAACGTAACACCCTGTCTGCACGTACATTTGGTGAAGTTTCTTTCCTGCGTGATTTTAAATTCACTACCAATATCAGTGCAGATGTTACCAACGACCTGGTTGCCACTTTCGATAATACCAGCATCGGCGATGGCGCTCCTGCCGGCCGCGCCAGCCGCACCAACCGTGTAAGAACGGGCTTCACCTTCAACCAGTTGCTCAATTACAGTCATGCGTTTGGATTACATCATGTAGAAGTACTGGCAGGTCATGAGAACTATGACATGACCTACAATTATTTCAATGGTTCAAGACAGCAGATCATCCTCGATAATGGCAACTCTGAGCTGGGTAATTTTACGACTACCAACAGCCTGACATCCCGTACTGATAAATACCGTTTGGACGGTTATTTCGGGCGTGCCAATTACAACTTTAATGAGAAGTACTTTGTTTCAGGCTCTCTTCGCCGCGATGCTACAAGCCTTTTCTCGAAAGACCTGCGCTGGGGCCAGTTCTGGTCAGTAGGAGCTGCGTGGAAACTTAATAGTGAGGATTTCATGAAAGATATCAGCTGGATCGACCTGCTGAAAGTACGTTCTTCTTATGGTGTTGTGGGTAATGATGCATTGTTGAATGCAAACGGCGACCGTATCTATTACGCATGGCAGGCTTTGTATGATCCTTATGCCAATGCTGACGAACCAGGTATGCTACAGAGCTCACTTACCAGCAACCTGGTATGGGAGCAGAACAAAACTTTCGATGTCGGCGTTGACTTCAGCTTTTTACATGAGCGTGTAAGCGGTAGTATTGAATACTTCCACCGTCAGTCAGACAATCTCCTTTTCCGTGTGCCATTGCCTCTTTCCAGCGGTCTGAAAGAACAGAACGCGAATGTAGGCTCTATGTGGAATAAAGGTTTTGAATTCCAGGTAGGTGTTGATGTGATCAACAATAAAGACTTCAAGTGGAATGTGAACCTGAACGCCACTACGTACAAAAACAAGGTGACCAAACTGCCAAAAGACGAGATCATCAGCGGTACGAAGAAACTGATGGTAGGCCACTCACAGTATGATTACTGGGTAAGGGAATATATGGGTGTGGATGAAGCGGATGGTTCTCCGCTGTACAGGGCACAGAACACGGCGCCAACTGCCAATAACACTACCCGCATTACCAAGGGCGGCGATACGGTAACTACATTGTTGTCTAACGCCCGTTACCACTATTCAGGCAGTGCAATACCTGATGTATACGGTGGTATTACCAATACATTCAACTATAAGAACTTCGAATTGTCTATCCTGGTAAGCTACCAGATAGGTGGTAAAGTATATGATCAGACCTATCAGAACCTGATGCTTGGCGGCGTATATGGTACAGCGTTACATAAGGACGCGCTGCAGCGCTGGCAGAAGGCTGGCGATGTGACGAACGTTCCTAAAATGAACTTCGCCAATCCGACCAACCTGGCTTCCGGTACATCTGACCGCTGGCTGACCGATGCGTCTTTCCTCAACCTGAGACGTGTGAGCCTGGGATACAATCTGCCTAAAGCATATACTTCTTTATTACACCTGGCAAGTGCCAACATTTTTGCGAGCGGAGAGAACCTGTTCCTGAAAACTGCGCGTAAAGGTATGAACGTGACACAGTCATTCAATGGTGTTACTTCAAACGTATATGTGCCAGCACGCATAGTAACCCTCGGTATTAATGTTACACTCTAA
- a CDS encoding RNA polymerase sigma-70 factor has product MQPDHATLQMLAGRIATGDEKAYRQLFRLFYKSLCQFAASIVRSNEQAEEIASDVFVNIWKNRERLLQVGNLKVYLYVSTRNTALNYLNKQQLQHFSIDELSVELTVADNTPEQLMISGEMARKMAEAVNKLPPRCKIIYKLIREDGLKYKEVASILEISVNTIDVQMAIACKKISESLRLYLPKR; this is encoded by the coding sequence GTGCAGCCAGATCACGCCACTCTACAGATGCTCGCCGGAAGGATTGCAACAGGGGACGAAAAAGCATACAGGCAGTTATTCAGGCTTTTTTACAAGTCATTGTGCCAGTTTGCTGCTTCCATCGTAAGATCCAATGAACAGGCAGAGGAAATAGCTTCAGACGTATTCGTAAACATCTGGAAGAACAGGGAACGGCTTTTACAGGTCGGTAACCTGAAAGTGTATCTCTATGTATCTACCCGTAATACCGCCCTTAACTACCTGAATAAACAACAGTTACAGCATTTCAGCATAGACGAATTGTCTGTAGAACTGACTGTGGCTGACAATACCCCCGAACAACTGATGATATCCGGAGAAATGGCCCGGAAAATGGCAGAAGCAGTCAATAAGCTGCCTCCCCGTTGTAAGATCATCTATAAACTGATCCGTGAAGATGGATTGAAGTATAAGGAAGTGGCCAGCATCCTGGAAATATCCGTCAATACCATCGACGTACAAATGGCCATTGCCTGTAAAAAGATCAGTGAATCCCTCCGTTTATATCTGCCCAAACGTTAG
- a CDS encoding RagB/SusD family nutrient uptake outer membrane protein, whose protein sequence is MTKKLLYTLIAVMVFSACSKDYLDTNPTDSYPSESVFTTVDNAWSAINGIHRALYIQYDNQDQGGQGSIMINNDMLGDDLVMTAAGNGWFNANYQWLTHRNVSATFLKFTYLFYYKIIANANMIIDNIDKAVGDDGDRKVIKGQALAYRAWAYWNLVQMYGKRYDAETDNSQNGVPLVLTSTTVGQPRATVAQVYAQIVKDIDDAIVNLEGFHNKPKSHISINVAKGIKARIALTMQNWEVAATYAAEARAGVELMSNADYKTGFNDVSNKEWMWGSHQISEQTTYFYSFFAFMSANYNSSNIRTNPKAINSVLYGKITSTDVRKQVWSNDGQDVPVPPGGVRFPFINKKFLVATASSIGDVPLMRAAEMYLIEAEARAHLHQDAAAADALYTLAVNRDPQYTKSTATGDALLQEILTQRRIELWGEGFRFYDLKRLHLPLNRTGANHTTALTAGVMEVPVDDIRWEFLFPQDEINANKAIQQNPI, encoded by the coding sequence ATGACGAAGAAATTATTATATACACTCATAGCTGTGATGGTTTTCAGTGCCTGCAGCAAAGACTATTTAGATACTAATCCTACAGATTCTTATCCTTCAGAATCTGTATTTACGACCGTAGATAATGCATGGTCCGCCATCAATGGTATTCACCGGGCATTGTACATCCAGTACGATAACCAGGACCAGGGTGGTCAGGGCAGCATCATGATCAACAATGATATGCTGGGCGATGACCTGGTGATGACGGCAGCCGGTAATGGCTGGTTTAATGCCAACTACCAGTGGTTAACACACCGTAATGTATCTGCTACATTTCTGAAATTCACTTACCTGTTCTATTATAAGATCATCGCCAATGCCAACATGATCATTGACAATATTGACAAGGCAGTGGGAGATGATGGCGACAGGAAAGTGATCAAAGGACAGGCCCTGGCTTACCGTGCATGGGCTTACTGGAACCTGGTGCAGATGTACGGCAAGCGCTATGATGCTGAGACAGACAACTCACAGAATGGCGTGCCGCTGGTGCTGACAAGTACCACGGTGGGCCAGCCAAGAGCTACGGTAGCACAGGTATACGCACAGATAGTGAAAGATATTGATGACGCTATCGTAAACCTGGAAGGTTTCCACAATAAACCTAAATCGCATATCAGTATTAATGTAGCGAAAGGTATCAAAGCGCGTATAGCGTTGACGATGCAGAACTGGGAAGTGGCAGCAACCTATGCCGCAGAAGCAAGAGCAGGTGTGGAACTGATGAGCAATGCAGATTATAAGACCGGTTTCAATGATGTGAGCAATAAGGAGTGGATGTGGGGCAGTCACCAGATCTCTGAACAGACCACTTACTTTTACTCTTTCTTCGCCTTTATGTCTGCGAATTATAACTCTTCCAATATCAGGACCAATCCTAAAGCGATCAATTCTGTATTGTATGGTAAAATTACATCTACAGACGTACGCAAGCAGGTATGGAGCAATGATGGACAGGATGTACCGGTACCTCCCGGTGGTGTGCGATTCCCCTTCATCAATAAAAAATTCCTGGTAGCTACCGCATCTAGCATTGGCGACGTTCCTTTGATGCGTGCTGCTGAAATGTACCTGATAGAAGCGGAGGCGAGAGCGCATCTGCACCAGGACGCGGCAGCAGCTGACGCCCTGTATACACTGGCGGTGAACCGTGATCCGCAGTATACCAAAAGTACTGCTACCGGCGATGCCTTGCTGCAGGAGATCCTGACGCAACGCCGTATAGAGCTGTGGGGTGAAGGTTTCCGTTTCTATGACCTGAAACGCCTGCACCTGCCGCTGAACAGAACAGGTGCTAATCATACCACTGCATTGACAGCTGGTGTGATGGAAGTACCTGTTGATGACATCCGTTGGGAGTTCCTGTTCCCGCAGGATGAGATCAACGCCAACAAGGCGATCCAGCAGAACCCGATATAA
- a CDS encoding N(4)-(beta-N-acetylglucosaminyl)-L-asparaginase: MQDRRHFLKAAALSAAALSLDGITSKPAHAAPFVKGTKAKPIVVSTWDFGRAANEAAWDVLKSGGRALDAVEAGVKVPEADPNNHTVGYSGFPDRDGRVTLDACIMDELGNCGSVAALEHVVHAISVARAVMEKTPHVMLVGDGALQFALANGFKKENLLTPESEKAWREWLKKSEYKPIMNIENTSYGPEKESAFNPLKLPGNVYNHDTIGMIAMDANGNLSGACTTSGMAFKLHGRVGDSPIIGAGLYVDNEIGAATSTGVGEEVIRVVGSFLVVELMRQGYSPEAACKEAVTRIVKKNKERAKGLQVGFLAINKKGEHGAYCLQKGFNYAVKSEKDNNILIDGKHYF; encoded by the coding sequence ATGCAAGATCGCAGACATTTTCTGAAAGCAGCGGCACTAAGTGCCGCTGCTTTATCTTTAGATGGCATTACATCTAAACCGGCACACGCGGCGCCTTTTGTGAAAGGAACAAAGGCAAAGCCAATTGTAGTATCTACCTGGGACTTCGGCCGTGCGGCCAATGAAGCTGCCTGGGATGTACTGAAAAGCGGCGGCCGTGCCCTCGACGCAGTAGAAGCCGGCGTAAAAGTACCCGAAGCAGACCCTAACAACCATACCGTAGGTTACAGCGGGTTTCCCGACCGTGATGGCCGTGTAACCCTGGACGCCTGTATTATGGATGAACTGGGCAACTGCGGTTCTGTAGCCGCCCTCGAGCACGTGGTACATGCCATTTCCGTGGCACGCGCAGTGATGGAAAAAACACCTCACGTCATGCTGGTAGGCGATGGCGCACTCCAGTTTGCACTAGCCAACGGATTCAAAAAAGAGAACCTGCTGACACCTGAATCAGAGAAGGCATGGCGCGAATGGCTGAAAAAGTCCGAATACAAGCCTATTATGAACATAGAGAACACTTCCTATGGTCCTGAGAAGGAATCGGCTTTTAACCCGCTTAAACTGCCTGGAAACGTGTATAACCATGACACCATCGGCATGATAGCCATGGATGCCAACGGTAACCTCTCGGGCGCCTGCACTACCAGCGGTATGGCCTTTAAGCTGCATGGCCGCGTAGGCGACTCTCCCATTATCGGCGCAGGCCTGTATGTAGACAATGAAATAGGCGCTGCTACTTCTACCGGCGTAGGTGAAGAAGTGATCCGCGTGGTAGGTAGCTTCCTCGTGGTAGAACTGATGCGCCAGGGCTATTCCCCTGAGGCGGCCTGTAAGGAAGCGGTGACCCGTATCGTGAAGAAGAATAAAGAAAGAGCCAAGGGCTTACAGGTAGGTTTCCTGGCCATCAATAAGAAAGGTGAGCATGGTGCATACTGCCTGCAGAAAGGATTTAACTATGCAGTGAAGTCTGAAAAGGACAACAACATCCTGATAGACGGCAAGCATTATTTCTGA
- a CDS encoding ROK family protein → MSQQLAVGIDIGGTNTKFGIVDRRGNILCDGRMLTNQHEDVHGFLDELHEHLSVLIAQVGGIDNIRGIGVGAPNGNFYTGNIEYAPNLRWKGVVPLAKLLSEKFGVPAILTNDANAAALGEFQYGAARSMRDFIVITLGTGVGSGIVANGQLIYGHDGFAGELGHCIVIPGGRYHPGTGAHGSLEAYASATGVTNTALEFLANRPDTKSILRDHPKEEINSKLIYEAAMKGDPLAVEVYEFTGKILGEALANFVMFSSPEAIILFGGLTKAGDMIMKPVREHMEKNLLPIFQNKVKLVFSELKESDAAILGASALAWEMKD, encoded by the coding sequence ATGAGTCAGCAATTAGCGGTGGGCATTGATATTGGCGGAACCAATACAAAGTTTGGCATAGTAGATCGCAGAGGTAATATTCTGTGTGATGGCCGTATGCTTACAAATCAACACGAGGACGTTCATGGCTTCCTGGATGAGCTGCATGAACACCTCTCCGTACTGATAGCACAGGTTGGTGGTATCGATAACATCAGGGGTATTGGTGTTGGTGCACCAAACGGTAACTTTTATACAGGGAACATCGAGTATGCTCCTAACCTTCGCTGGAAAGGCGTAGTGCCACTGGCAAAACTGCTGAGCGAGAAGTTCGGCGTACCGGCTATCCTCACCAACGATGCCAACGCAGCTGCACTGGGTGAATTCCAGTATGGCGCGGCAAGAAGTATGAGAGACTTCATCGTTATCACCCTGGGTACAGGCGTAGGTAGCGGTATTGTTGCCAACGGTCAGCTGATATACGGTCATGACGGCTTTGCCGGCGAACTGGGTCACTGTATCGTAATACCTGGTGGCAGATATCACCCTGGTACCGGTGCACACGGTTCCCTTGAAGCATATGCTTCCGCTACCGGTGTAACCAATACAGCACTGGAATTCCTGGCCAACCGCCCGGATACCAAAAGCATCCTGCGCGATCATCCAAAAGAAGAGATCAATTCCAAACTGATATATGAAGCAGCCATGAAGGGCGACCCACTGGCTGTAGAAGTGTACGAATTCACCGGTAAGATACTGGGTGAAGCTTTGGCTAACTTCGTAATGTTCTCCAGTCCTGAAGCGATCATCCTTTTCGGTGGTCTGACAAAGGCAGGCGACATGATCATGAAACCTGTACGCGAGCATATGGAGAAAAACCTGCTGCCTATCTTCCAGAACAAGGTTAAGCTGGTATTCTCCGAGCTGAAAGAAAGTGATGCAGCGATATTAGGCGCAAGCGCACTGGCTTGGGAAATGAAAGATTAA
- a CDS encoding copper homeostasis protein CutC encodes MDKKITLEICAASVASCIAAEEGGAQRIELCDNLLEGGTTPSYATIAVAREKVDIDLYPIIRPRGGDFLYDDLEFAIMQKDIKLCKTLGCNGVVIGLLTADGKVDVPRTKELVKLAWPMGVTFHRAFDMTADPLQALEDIIETGCERILTSGQRNTATEGIPLLKTLVEKAAGRIAIMVGSGVRAHNIAELVKETGAAEFHTTAKAYEESGMQYRNPNVSMGGIPGVPEYGISKTQVSEVKKILAQAREAAGI; translated from the coding sequence ATGGACAAAAAGATCACACTTGAAATATGTGCCGCTTCCGTAGCTTCCTGCATAGCTGCAGAAGAAGGAGGCGCACAGCGGATAGAATTATGCGATAACCTGCTGGAAGGCGGCACCACTCCCAGTTACGCTACCATTGCTGTAGCACGCGAAAAGGTGGACATCGACCTCTACCCCATCATCCGTCCCCGTGGTGGCGATTTTCTGTATGATGACCTGGAATTTGCCATCATGCAGAAAGACATCAAACTGTGTAAGACACTGGGATGCAATGGCGTGGTGATCGGCCTCCTGACAGCAGATGGTAAAGTGGACGTTCCCCGTACAAAAGAGCTGGTAAAACTGGCCTGGCCGATGGGCGTTACCTTCCACCGTGCCTTCGATATGACAGCAGATCCTCTGCAGGCGCTGGAAGATATCATTGAGACCGGTTGTGAACGCATCCTCACATCCGGCCAGCGGAATACAGCGACCGAGGGCATCCCTTTACTGAAAACACTGGTGGAAAAAGCAGCAGGACGCATTGCCATTATGGTAGGTTCAGGCGTACGCGCCCACAACATTGCCGAACTGGTAAAAGAAACCGGCGCTGCCGAGTTTCATACCACCGCCAAAGCCTACGAGGAAAGCGGTATGCAGTACCGTAATCCGAACGTCAGCATGGGTGGTATTCCAGGCGTGCCGGAATATGGCATCTCCAAAACACAGGTAAGCGAAGTAAAGAAGATACTGGCGCAAGCCAGGGAAGCTGCGGGGATTTAA
- a CDS encoding FecR family protein, which yields MSQDRTWILLGRKISGEATLDELRELEILLKEDAALSYQASLIKELELSTPDITGETEAALERHMQRMQELYPEDFRVSAAGLAALPEKPESSSWLRRNSIRVLAVTVPLVALLMAGLWRLRDHKVSDNKELVSEISTRHGSRTTVTLPDGSVVFLNVSSKLTYDYGHGDSRQVVLEGEAFFDVSKDEQRPFIIHTKKMDITVLGTTFNVRAYEEDKTVETSLIQGKVEVTIKGKVPKKVILSPNQKIVLFNEEQHPQVVSAPAPASPDKESYRLEEVKVNPLDSLVAETAWKENCLVFNNERFADIALKMERWYDVQIIFEDKQVEDHRFTGTFINETVEQTLEALRFTSPFHYRIDKKKIIIKR from the coding sequence ATGAGTCAAGACAGAACCTGGATATTGCTGGGAAGAAAAATATCGGGTGAGGCTACATTAGATGAACTAAGGGAGCTGGAGATATTGTTGAAAGAGGATGCGGCACTGAGCTATCAGGCATCCCTGATCAAAGAGCTGGAGCTGAGTACACCTGACATCACGGGAGAAACGGAAGCCGCGCTGGAAAGGCATATGCAGCGGATGCAGGAACTGTACCCGGAAGATTTCCGGGTAAGTGCAGCAGGTCTGGCCGCCCTTCCGGAAAAGCCGGAAAGCAGCTCATGGCTGAGAAGGAACAGCATCCGGGTGCTGGCGGTCACCGTGCCGCTGGTAGCGCTGTTAATGGCCGGATTATGGCGCCTGCGCGACCATAAAGTGTCTGACAACAAAGAACTGGTAAGCGAAATATCTACCCGCCATGGGTCCCGTACGACGGTAACATTGCCCGACGGGTCCGTTGTTTTCCTTAATGTAAGCAGTAAGCTGACCTATGATTACGGACATGGAGACAGCAGACAGGTAGTGCTGGAAGGAGAAGCATTCTTTGATGTATCCAAAGATGAGCAAAGGCCTTTTATTATCCATACGAAAAAGATGGACATTACGGTATTGGGAACGACTTTTAACGTCAGGGCTTATGAAGAGGACAAAACAGTAGAAACGTCATTAATACAGGGGAAAGTAGAAGTAACAATAAAAGGGAAGGTACCAAAGAAGGTCATTTTATCGCCCAATCAGAAGATTGTTTTATTTAACGAAGAACAGCACCCACAGGTCGTGTCAGCGCCCGCTCCCGCAAGCCCGGACAAGGAATCATACCGGCTGGAAGAAGTGAAGGTAAACCCGCTTGACAGCCTGGTAGCAGAAACAGCCTGGAAGGAGAATTGTCTTGTGTTTAACAATGAGCGTTTTGCAGATATCGCTCTCAAGATGGAAAGATGGTACGATGTACAGATCATTTTTGAAGACAAACAAGTGGAAGATCACCGCTTTACAGGGACTTTTATTAACGAAACCGTTGAACAGACTTTAGAAGCGCTCCGGTTCACATCTCCATTTCACTACCGCATTGATAAAAAGAAGATCATCATAAAACGATAA